In Paenibacillus durus, the DNA window CATGAGTTGGAGGGCAGCGAATACACATTTTATTATGAAGAGGGAAAAATAACACGGCTAACTTTCATCGACAGCGAACAGGTGAAATGGGTGATAGCTGTCGGCGGTTCGGAGCAGAGCTATGTATCCTTTTACAACGCGGTAAGTCCAAGACCTCATTGGTATTTCATTGATTTCATTATTGAGGGTGGCGATGAGGCCAAGCAATCCGTATCCATCCTACTGAATTTACGCAGCAATATAGCCTTGGTCATCACAGGCATTCTTCCGGGTGCGGCAGAGATGCAGATACCTATCATTCAGCGGGCGAAGGAAGCGCTACCTCTGTCCTCAGTAACCTGCTCTTTTGAACACGCCTCAATCGATGCTCCGTTTACAGCGCTTACGCCGCGCTGCGAAGAGACAACCGAGCTAATAGGCAAAAGGATCGAGTTCGTATATAGCTCCAAGGATGTGTACGAGCATATTTATCTGAACGAGAAAATGTACACTTGGCATTGCATCAATGGCAGCGAAAAAGGATTATGCGATACGGACCGCTGCTTCTATTATAAGCTGGATGATGAATTCTACCTGTTTGTATGGATGGAGAAGGTTATTCCTACTCTGGGCATTGTGCTGGAGGATCTTAAGGCGATGCGGTCATACGGAAAAATATACGGGTACGAGTCCCATGATGCGGGAACAACCGCCAACTTTCCCGTCGGCTCGTATGCCAAAGAGAAACAGTCCTAGCGGCTATATAATAAAACATCTGGTAAACGATGGGGGATGTCCCGAAAGCAGTGGTGAGTTGCTTCCGGAGCATCCCCCTTTTTCCAGCTATCATCTTGGGATCATTCTCAAGTCATAAGTTCTGCACATGTTCAGCAGGCATTGAAGGAGCAGCCTCCCGCTGATCCAGTGACCAGCTGATTAAGGTAACCAAGAGCCCGGCGGCCGTAACGGCTGCAGCTACCCATGGCAGTGAGCTAAGCCCCGGGCCGCTGTCGATCACCCATCCCCCCAGGTAAGCTCCTCCGGCATTGGCCAGATTAAATGAGCTGATATTCAGAGCGGAAGCGATGCTTGGAGAGCCTTGGGCTTTTGCCAGTACCCGCATTTGGAAAGCTGGAACGATCGTGAAAGAGGCAAATCCCCAGACGAATACCGTGAGCACAGCGGGGATTTTATAGCTGCTCGTTAGCGTAAACACTGCCAGAACTGCGGTCAAAAGCGCCAGCATTCCTGTGATTGACGGCATCAGCTTCCAATCCGCCAGTCTGCCTCCGACGGTATTGCCGATCGTCATGCCGACGCCGAATAGGAGCAAGATCGGAGTAACCGCACGAGCGCCAAATCCCGTGATATCGGTTAATATCGGAGCGATGTACGTAAAGGCTGTGAATACTCCGCCAAATCCCAGTATCGTCATGAGCAGCGCCAGCATGACCTGCTTGCTTCTAAGAACGCGAATTTCTTGGCGAAATCCGGAAAGCGTATCTCCCTGGATGCGTGGAACGAGAAAGGCAATCCCGATTAGGGAAAGGATGCCGAGAGCCGTTACAACCCAGAAGGTGGAGCGCCACCCCCATATCTGTCCGATGAAGGTGCCGAAAGGGACCCCGAGAATGTTAGCGAGTGTAAGCCCTGCGAACATCATGGCGATTGCGCTCGCTTGTTTGTCGCGGGGCACGAGGCGTGTGGCAACGATAGAACCGACCCCGAAGAATGTGCCATGTGAAAAGGAGGCTAGAACGCGGGCAAGCATCAAAATAAGATAATTGGGCGCTACTGCCGCCAGGAGATTTCCTGCGACGAAGATAAGCATCAGACTGAACAGCAGTGACTTGCGTGACAGACGGCTGGTACATATCGTAACCAACGGACCGCCGATGGCGACACCAAGCGCATATCCGGTAACCAGTAATCCCGCCGCGCTTAAAGTGACATGCAAATCACCAGCTACGTCCGGTAGAATTCCCATGATGACAAACTCGGTTGTGCCAATGGCGAACGCGCTGATCAGGAGCGCAATTAGCGCTAAAGGCAGCTTGCTTCTTTGAGCTTCTGTGTTTATTTTAATTACCTCCTTGTTTTGGGATAGGATGATCGCTTTTCAATGCTAATTATATATAGTGAATTCATTTATGGAAGTAGTGTCTTTTAATTCATATAGTTTCCCTAGAGGAAGTAATGCCGGGAGCAAGCCGTCATAACTGGCTTTCTGGATTTAACTGGATGAATAGGTTATTCTGTTGTGGAGGAGGGAGATTAAATTATGGAACTTAATTTAAAAGGAAAAACAGCGCTTGTTACGGGCTCAACGGAAGGGATCGGGAGAGCGATCGCCGAGGCATTGTCAAAGGAAGGCGTATCTGTACTGATCAACGGACGCAATGCGGACAAGGTGTCCAAAGTAGTGCAAGAAATAAAGGAATTGTATCCTAATGCAAATCCTCAGCCCGCCGCCGCTGATCTGGGGACGGAAAGCGGCTGTCAGGAGCTGATTAATCGGGGATTTGAAATCGATATCCTCGTCAATAACTTAGGGATTTTTAAGCCAGCGGAGTATTTCGAGATTCCGGATGAAGAATGGTTTAAGTTTTTTGAAGTGAATATTATGAGCGGAGTCCGGCTGACACGGCACTACCTTCAGCAAATGCTGCACAAAGATGAAGGAAGAGTCATCTTTATCGCCAGCGAAGCCGCCATTATGCCTTCACAGGAAATGGCGCACTACAGCGCGACCAAAACGATGCAGCTGTCGCTTTCCCGGAGCCTGGCCGAACTGACCACAGGCACCCGAGTGACTGTGAATACTGTTATGCCGGGTTCGACGCTTACCGAAGGGGTGGAGACGATGCTCAATTCTTTATATCCCAATGAAGGTCTTAGCATAGAAGAGGCTGAAACCAAATTTATGAAGGAAAATCGGCCGACCTCCATTATAGAGCGCCTGATCAGACCCGAAGAAATCGCTAACTTCGTGACCTTCCTGAGCAGTCCCTTGTCCTCGGCAATCAACGGTGCGGCATTGCGGATTGACGGGGGATTGGTGAGAAGTGTATTTTAATTCCAACAATTCGTGAAATAGACACATATGAGATCTATACTCTGAAATCGAATTATAATGTTAAAAAAAATGACTTATTAGTGTTAGGATTAAGTGTACAATATATTAATTTTTTATCTTTTGATAAAAACTATAAACTAAATCACATCCCTACTAGAAATTTCACTTTTATAATATGACTAATCATATATTATAGAGGAGTGGGATTTATGGGAAAATATGTAGTGGTTAAAAAGGATTCTTGCATTGCTTGCGGAAGCTGCGGTGCTTCGGCTCCGGATATTTTTGATTTCGACGATGACGGTTTGGCGGAAGTCACTTACGAAGGGGACAACAACCGCGGTGTGACGCTGATTGCAGCTGATTTAGAGGAAGATCTGCAGGATGCCGTCGACAGCTGTCCGACAAGCTGTATCAAGACATCGGCCAAAGCTTTTGCATAAGCTTCGCGTTTATCCTTGACCTTATAGTTCTGCCGGAAACGGATGCTGTCTCACAAAGACGGCATCCGTTTTTTCGTGGCGGGTGTGAGGGCTTTCATTTATCGCATCAGCCAATCATGAGAATCTTCTTAAAGAAAACATTAACATTTTCCATTGAAAGCGCTTTATGGAACTGGTATGTCATATATTCTAACACCCATTTCTACAAATGAGTTAAACAGAGTTTGGGGTGGTTGAACTAAGTTTTAATGATAATATAATTAAATAAAAATAGAATTTTTGGAGGTGGGGTTTTCGGAGGTTATAAATATATCTAGTTATATTTAAATATAAATAGATATAAATAAATAATAATTAGGAGGAATGGATATGGAGCCGGCATTGGCGCGTCACCCTTGTTACAATGAAGAAGCCCATCATCATTTTGCCAGAATGCATGCTGCGGTTGCACCGCGATGTAACATTCAGTGTCATTATTGCAACCCCAAGTTTGATTGTGTTAATGAAAGCAGGCCGGGGGTCGTAAGTAAGATCATTACTCCACAGGAAGCCTTCGACAAGGTTAGTCAGATTGCGGGAAGCTTGCCGAATCTCTCTGTAGTTGGAATTGCAGGGCCGGGTGATCCTTTGGCGAATCCCGAGGCAACCTTCGATACCTTTCGGCTCATTGCCAAGGCTTACCCTGACATTCACTTATGCTTAAGCACGAACGGGCTGATGCTGCCGGATTATATTGATGAAATTTGTGAACTGGGTATCCGTCACGTAACGGTTACGCTCAACGCTATTGACGCGAATATCGGCAGCCAGATTTATGCTTTTGTAAGGTACAACGGAACCCTATATAAAGGCAAGGAAGCTGCGGCTTTATTAATGAAGCGGCAGCTGGAAGGGATTAAAGGGCTGACTGAAAGAGGGGTTCTGTGCAAGGTAAATTCCGTTATCATACCAGGCGTGAACGACTCGCATCTTTCAGAGGTTACCCGGGAAGTGAAGAAATTGGGGGCTTTTTCTCATAATATTATGCCGCTTATTTTGTCTCCGGGCAGCAGGTTTCAAAAGGATGGTTTCAGGGCGCCAACGTTGGAGGAAATCACCAAGGTACAGCACGAATCGTCTCGTATCATGCCGGTCATGCGTCATTGCAGGCAGTGCAGAGCAGACGCTGTCGGGCTGCTTGGCTCCGACCTCAGCCAGAATCCTGAAATGCTTCCTCCTCAAAAAGAATATTCGGCTGAGCAGCGCGAGAAGCTTCAACAAGACATTCTCTCAAGAATGAAACAGGCTGGAGCGGATGCAGCTGCGGAGTGGAGCGAAGATGAATGGAGCAATGCCGTACGCATTGCTGTTGCCACAAGAGGCTCCAATGTAATCAATCAGCATTTTGGGCATGCCAAGGAATTTCTCGTCTATGATGTTTTAGAAAGCGACATTCGGCTCGTGGGGGTGCGCAAGGTGCAGGCCTATTGCAATGGAACGGCGGATTGCAGTTCAGGCGAAGAACCGTCCTCACCGCTGGCGGAGACGCTCGAAATGCTCAAAGATTGCAAGATGCTGCTATGCTCGGGAATAGGGAAAGGTCCAAGCGAGAGGCTGCGGCAGGCGGGCATCATCCCTTTAATCAAAAAAGGGAATATTGACGAGCAGCTGCTCGAGAACGCGCGGTATATGGGCTATTTCAAGAAAGCTTGAGGCTCGCTAGCTGAAAGGAAGGTTTATTAAGCAAAGAAGTTATGGCCTGAGCCTCGGATCATCTGGAGGAGGGTGACTCTGGTGCCAAGAGGAAATACTAACTTGTTCATTGAACCGGATTGCGAGCATAATGCTCAGAAGAACAAAGGCTGCGCGAGCCCTAAGCCGGGTGAGCTGACAAAGGGCTGCGCCTTTCAGGGCTCGCGAGCTGCGCTATTGCCTATTTCGGATGCCGCCCATCTGGTACACGGAACTCCCGGATGCCTGGAGAACAGCCGGGGAATGCTGGAGGCGGGAGCGCTCGGCGTTCCACTATCCAGGTTCGGCTTCTCCACCGGACTGACGGAAGAAGACATTGTGCTGGGCGGCGAGAAGAAGCTGATTCAAGCCATAGATTACATTGCTGAATCTTACAATCCTCCTTGCCTATTTGTCTATGCTACCTGCATCACCATGTTAACGATGGACAATCTGGACGCGATATGTGCGGAAGCAGAACAGAAATGGAATAAACCTGTTATTCCTGTTCATCACTCAGGATTCTTCGGCAGCAAAAATATGGGCTATAGACAGGCGGGCGAGGCGTTGTTCGAGAAGGTGATCGGCACCTCGGAATTGAATGAGGAGAACAAAGGCCTTTTTAATATCAATCTGATTGGAGAGTATCATTTCTCCGGCGAAGGCAAGGAAATCGAAGCCCTGTTATCGAGGCTCGGGATTCGGGTTGTGTCGCGTATCGCGGGACAATGCTCATTTCAGGACCTGCGCTGCGCCCATAGCGCCAAGGTTAACATGCTTGTGTGCAGCCGATCCATGATCACATTGGCACGCAAAATGCGCGAGAGCTTCGGCATTCCCTATTTTGAAGGGTCCTTTTACGGAACCAGAGAAATCAGGTTTTCGCTACAGCAGCTCTCCTTTCATTTTCAGGATGCCCAATTCGACAAGCGGGTGCAGCGTTATATCCGTAGAGAAGAGGAGCGGGTGCGCAAAGATATCTATCTACATTACAAGTCACTACAAGGAAAAAAAGTGGTGCTGTACACGGACGGAATAGAAAGCTGGGCATTTATTTCTCCCTTGCTGGAATTGGGGATAAAGATTGTTGGCATCGGGACGAATAAGAATGCCCTGGAAGATCTTTCGCGCATCATGGAAAGAACGGAGCAGGATACGATCCTAGTTAAAGAAAGCGACGAAAACCGGATTCTTCAGCTGTACCGGGAGCACAAAGCGGATTTGATGATTGTCAGCGGGCGCAATGCCTATGTACCACTTAAAGAAAAGCTTCCTTTTCTTGATATTGACCAGGAGCGGCACGGGGCGTATTCAGGCTATATGGGCCTTCGAAGAATGGCTCAGGATTTGGTCGACGTTATGGAGCAGCCGGTCTGGGAAATGGCACGCAGACGTTCGCCTTGGGAGGGAGAGCCTGATGAACACCATATCTGAGGCCGCACCAAGGTCTTTAACCATTAATCCGTTTCGGATAAGCCAGACAGTTGGGGGTGTGCTTGCTCTTCAGGGGATTTATCGATCGATCCCTATTCTGCATGGCGTTCAAGGCTGTGTGGAATCGATCAGAACCGTATTATCCCATCATTACCTTGAGCCGATCTCCATTGATAGCATACCCATGCATGAATACAACATCATTTTTGGCGGGCGTGAGACTATATTTGAAGTCATTGATCTTATGGTTTCCAAGCATGAGCCTGATGTTATAGCCGTTATAGGGACATCATTGACAGAAGTTGTCGGGGAAGATGTATTGGGAGCCGTTCATGCCTATCGCAGACAATGTTCTGATCTTTTACGGGAAAAGCTTTTATTCGGTCTATCCCTTCCTGACTATGAAGGTTCAATAGAGTCCGGTTATGCCAAAGCAACGTACGAAGTCGTGAAAGAAATGGTTCATTTAAACAGGAATGCCTCCGGTGAAAGACGAAAGAACCGTATTAATTTGCTGCCCGGTTCCCATCTCACCCCTGGAGACGTGATGGAGTTAAAAGAAATCATTGCTTCATTTGATCTGGAAGTTATCGTGCTCCCTGATCTTTCCTCTTCACTGTCAGGACATCTGATGACCGGTTACACGCCTCTGACCCGGGGCGGAGTTCCATTTGATTATATGAAGGAAATTGTGACATCTGGCTATACCGTAGCTGTTGGAAGCTCTATGGAAGCTCCGGCCAAGCTTTTGAAAGAAGCGTGCGGTATTCCCTACACCATCTTTCATGGGATTACGGGACTTCAGGAAACGGATGATTTCTTTAGCTTACTGCAGCGATACAGCCGAAATCAGGCTCAGGTGAAGTACCGCTGGGAGCGTCAATTTTTGCTTGATTGTATGCTTGACACCCGCTCGGTTTTTAGAGGAAAGAGTGTTATAGCCGCGCTGGAGCCCGATCATTTGATTTCCGTGTATCAATGGCTTGGTGAAATGGGGATCAAGTCCTTTCAGGCTGCT includes these proteins:
- a CDS encoding nitrogenase component 1 encodes the protein MPRGNTNLFIEPDCEHNAQKNKGCASPKPGELTKGCAFQGSRAALLPISDAAHLVHGTPGCLENSRGMLEAGALGVPLSRFGFSTGLTEEDIVLGGEKKLIQAIDYIAESYNPPCLFVYATCITMLTMDNLDAICAEAEQKWNKPVIPVHHSGFFGSKNMGYRQAGEALFEKVIGTSELNEENKGLFNINLIGEYHFSGEGKEIEALLSRLGIRVVSRIAGQCSFQDLRCAHSAKVNMLVCSRSMITLARKMRESFGIPYFEGSFYGTREIRFSLQQLSFHFQDAQFDKRVQRYIRREEERVRKDIYLHYKSLQGKKVVLYTDGIESWAFISPLLELGIKIVGIGTNKNALEDLSRIMERTEQDTILVKESDENRILQLYREHKADLMIVSGRNAYVPLKEKLPFLDIDQERHGAYSGYMGLRRMAQDLVDVMEQPVWEMARRRSPWEGEPDEHHI
- the nifB gene encoding nitrogenase cofactor biosynthesis protein NifB; translated protein: MEPALARHPCYNEEAHHHFARMHAAVAPRCNIQCHYCNPKFDCVNESRPGVVSKIITPQEAFDKVSQIAGSLPNLSVVGIAGPGDPLANPEATFDTFRLIAKAYPDIHLCLSTNGLMLPDYIDEICELGIRHVTVTLNAIDANIGSQIYAFVRYNGTLYKGKEAAALLMKRQLEGIKGLTERGVLCKVNSVIIPGVNDSHLSEVTREVKKLGAFSHNIMPLILSPGSRFQKDGFRAPTLEEITKVQHESSRIMPVMRHCRQCRADAVGLLGSDLSQNPEMLPPQKEYSAEQREKLQQDILSRMKQAGADAAAEWSEDEWSNAVRIAVATRGSNVINQHFGHAKEFLVYDVLESDIRLVGVRKVQAYCNGTADCSSGEEPSSPLAETLEMLKDCKMLLCSGIGKGPSERLRQAGIIPLIKKGNIDEQLLENARYMGYFKKA
- a CDS encoding ferredoxin — encoded protein: MGKYVVVKKDSCIACGSCGASAPDIFDFDDDGLAEVTYEGDNNRGVTLIAADLEEDLQDAVDSCPTSCIKTSAKAFA
- a CDS encoding SDR family NAD(P)-dependent oxidoreductase, whose protein sequence is MELNLKGKTALVTGSTEGIGRAIAEALSKEGVSVLINGRNADKVSKVVQEIKELYPNANPQPAAADLGTESGCQELINRGFEIDILVNNLGIFKPAEYFEIPDEEWFKFFEVNIMSGVRLTRHYLQQMLHKDEGRVIFIASEAAIMPSQEMAHYSATKTMQLSLSRSLAELTTGTRVTVNTVMPGSTLTEGVETMLNSLYPNEGLSIEEAETKFMKENRPTSIIERLIRPEEIANFVTFLSSPLSSAINGAALRIDGGLVRSVF
- a CDS encoding MoaF C-terminal domain-containing protein; this encodes MIEHSKKPEYISVGELSVGFSEHSLAPTHELEGSEYTFYYEEGKITRLTFIDSEQVKWVIAVGGSEQSYVSFYNAVSPRPHWYFIDFIIEGGDEAKQSVSILLNLRSNIALVITGILPGAAEMQIPIIQRAKEALPLSSVTCSFEHASIDAPFTALTPRCEETTELIGKRIEFVYSSKDVYEHIYLNEKMYTWHCINGSEKGLCDTDRCFYYKLDDEFYLFVWMEKVIPTLGIVLEDLKAMRSYGKIYGYESHDAGTTANFPVGSYAKEKQS
- the nifN gene encoding nitrogenase iron-molybdenum cofactor biosynthesis protein NifN, with translation MNTISEAAPRSLTINPFRISQTVGGVLALQGIYRSIPILHGVQGCVESIRTVLSHHYLEPISIDSIPMHEYNIIFGGRETIFEVIDLMVSKHEPDVIAVIGTSLTEVVGEDVLGAVHAYRRQCSDLLREKLLFGLSLPDYEGSIESGYAKATYEVVKEMVHLNRNASGERRKNRINLLPGSHLTPGDVMELKEIIASFDLEVIVLPDLSSSLSGHLMTGYTPLTRGGVPFDYMKEIVTSGYTVAVGSSMEAPAKLLKEACGIPYTIFHGITGLQETDDFFSLLQRYSRNQAQVKYRWERQFLLDCMLDTRSVFRGKSVIAALEPDHLISVYQWLGEMGIKSFQAAASTPSSALTRIKGQVLAGGDLEELEHRAQAGADLWISNSYGEQAARRNRTPFMPLGFPVINRFGAASAVSVGYRGTADRINAVGNVLINRESAYR
- a CDS encoding MFS transporter, yielding MNTEAQRSKLPLALIALLISAFAIGTTEFVIMGILPDVAGDLHVTLSAAGLLVTGYALGVAIGGPLVTICTSRLSRKSLLFSLMLIFVAGNLLAAVAPNYLILMLARVLASFSHGTFFGVGSIVATRLVPRDKQASAIAMMFAGLTLANILGVPFGTFIGQIWGWRSTFWVVTALGILSLIGIAFLVPRIQGDTLSGFRQEIRVLRSKQVMLALLMTILGFGGVFTAFTYIAPILTDITGFGARAVTPILLLFGVGMTIGNTVGGRLADWKLMPSITGMLALLTAVLAVFTLTSSYKIPAVLTVFVWGFASFTIVPAFQMRVLAKAQGSPSIASALNISSFNLANAGGAYLGGWVIDSGPGLSSLPWVAAAVTAAGLLVTLISWSLDQREAAPSMPAEHVQNL